The following coding sequences are from one Magnetospirillum sp. WYHS-4 window:
- a CDS encoding MBL fold metallo-hydrolase, whose translation MTVRLRFLGSGDAFGSGGRMQTCILADDGERRCLIDCGMTSLSALKGQGLDPNSVDAILLTHLHGDHFGGVPLFVLDALVASNRKRPLTVAGPEGTEERVRRAGEALFAGMWERQALFDLTFLEMTPETRHEVMGMGVTPYPVVHSPDVNPTALRVEIGGKVVAYTGDTGWTDRLPEVARDADLLIAECYWFVPRTPNHLDYRTLSERLPHLGARRTILTHLGPEMLAHLQRVTLDYATDGRVVEIG comes from the coding sequence ATGACGGTGCGCCTACGGTTTCTCGGCTCCGGAGATGCGTTCGGCAGCGGCGGGCGGATGCAGACTTGCATCCTGGCCGACGATGGCGAACGCCGTTGCCTGATCGACTGCGGCATGACCTCGCTGTCGGCCCTGAAGGGACAGGGTCTCGATCCCAACTCCGTCGACGCCATCCTGCTCACCCACCTGCACGGCGACCATTTCGGCGGTGTGCCCCTGTTCGTCCTCGACGCCTTGGTGGCCAGCAACCGCAAGCGACCCCTGACGGTTGCCGGCCCCGAAGGAACTGAGGAGCGGGTGCGCCGGGCCGGCGAGGCCCTGTTCGCCGGCATGTGGGAACGCCAAGCGCTCTTCGACCTGACCTTCCTGGAGATGACACCCGAAACCCGCCACGAGGTGATGGGAATGGGAGTGACGCCCTATCCGGTGGTCCATTCGCCGGACGTCAATCCGACGGCACTGCGCGTCGAAATCGGTGGCAAGGTGGTGGCCTACACGGGCGACACCGGGTGGACCGACCGCTTGCCGGAGGTCGCGCGCGACGCCGACCTGCTGATCGCCGAATGCTACTGGTTCGTACCCCGCACGCCCAACCACCTGGACTACCGGACCCTGTCGGAACGCCTGCCCCACTTGGGCGCGCGGCGGACCATCCTCACCCACCTGGGCCCCGAAATGCTCGCCCATCTCCAGCGTGTCACCCTGGACTACGCCACGGACGGCAGGGTGGTGGAAATCGGTTAG
- the purE gene encoding 5-(carboxyamino)imidazole ribonucleotide mutase, protein MSDSPVIGIIMGSQSDWSVMRHASETLKEFGVAHECRVISAHRTPKRLEEYCASARERGLKAIVAGAGMAAALPGAAAAMTPLPVLGVPMEGKVMGGLDAVLAMVQMPAGIPVGTLAVGKAGAVNAALLSVAILALSDPGLASRLDDFRARQTAGVPEVPQD, encoded by the coding sequence ATGAGCGATTCCCCCGTCATCGGCATCATCATGGGCAGCCAGTCCGATTGGTCGGTCATGCGCCACGCCTCCGAAACCCTGAAGGAATTCGGCGTCGCCCACGAATGCCGGGTGATTTCCGCCCACCGTACCCCCAAGCGCCTGGAGGAATACTGTGCCTCGGCGCGAGAGCGCGGCCTCAAGGCCATCGTCGCCGGGGCCGGCATGGCGGCGGCCCTGCCCGGCGCGGCGGCGGCGATGACGCCGCTTCCGGTGCTGGGGGTGCCCATGGAAGGCAAGGTGATGGGCGGCCTGGATGCCGTGCTGGCCATGGTGCAGATGCCGGCCGGCATCCCGGTGGGGACCCTGGCGGTGGGCAAGGCGGGGGCGGTGAACGCGGCGCTGCTCTCGGTGGCCATCCTGGCGCTTTCCGATCCCGGCTTGGCGTCCAGGCTGGACGACTTCCGCGCCCGCCAGACGGCGGGCGTTCCCGAAGTTCCCCAGGACTAA
- the metK gene encoding methionine adenosyltransferase: MSKKDYLFTSESVSEGHPDKVADRISDAIVDTYLTADPHARIAVETLCTTNLVVLAGEVRGPASITHEMLEDVARKAIKEIGYEQDGFHWKKARVQVHVHSQSADIAQGVDAAGNKDEGAGDQGIMFGYACDETPELMPAPIHYAHGILRSLADARHTGSEPGLEPDTKSQVTLRYVDGRPVGATSVVVSTQHAANLTQDDVREIVRPHVMNVLPDGWMCAEPEFYVNPTGRFVIGGPDGDTGLTGRKIIVDTYGGAAPHGGGAFSGKDPTKVDRSAAYASRYLAKNVVGAGLAARCTIQLAYAIGVSKPLSVYIDTHGTGQVDEDKLSAALQEMVNLSPRGIREHLKLNRPIYARTAAYGHFGRSPDADGGFSWEKLDLVDGLKRTFGAK; the protein is encoded by the coding sequence ATGTCGAAGAAGGACTACCTGTTCACCAGCGAATCCGTGTCCGAAGGGCATCCGGACAAGGTCGCCGACCGCATTTCGGATGCCATCGTCGATACCTACCTGACCGCCGATCCCCATGCGCGCATCGCGGTCGAGACGCTCTGCACCACCAACCTGGTGGTCCTGGCCGGCGAAGTGCGCGGCCCCGCTTCCATCACCCATGAAATGCTGGAAGACGTGGCCCGCAAGGCCATCAAGGAAATCGGCTACGAGCAGGACGGATTCCACTGGAAGAAGGCCCGCGTGCAGGTGCACGTCCATTCCCAGTCGGCCGACATCGCCCAGGGCGTCGACGCCGCCGGCAACAAGGATGAAGGCGCGGGCGACCAGGGCATCATGTTCGGCTATGCCTGCGACGAGACGCCCGAACTGATGCCGGCCCCGATCCATTATGCGCACGGCATCCTGCGTTCCCTGGCCGACGCCCGCCACACCGGCTCGGAGCCGGGGCTGGAGCCCGACACCAAGAGCCAAGTTACGCTCCGCTACGTCGACGGCAGGCCGGTGGGCGCCACCTCGGTGGTGGTCTCCACCCAACACGCCGCCAACCTGACCCAGGACGATGTGCGCGAAATCGTCCGCCCGCACGTGATGAACGTCCTGCCCGACGGCTGGATGTGCGCCGAGCCCGAATTCTACGTCAACCCCACCGGCCGTTTCGTCATCGGCGGCCCCGACGGCGACACCGGCCTGACGGGCCGCAAGATCATCGTCGACACTTACGGCGGCGCGGCTCCGCACGGCGGCGGCGCCTTCTCGGGCAAGGACCCGACCAAGGTCGACCGTTCGGCCGCCTATGCATCGCGCTACCTGGCCAAGAACGTGGTCGGCGCCGGCTTGGCCGCCCGCTGCACCATCCAGCTTGCCTACGCCATCGGCGTTTCCAAGCCGCTGTCGGTCTATATCGACACCCACGGCACCGGCCAGGTGGACGAGGACAAGCTGTCCGCCGCCCTGCAGGAGATGGTCAACCTGAGCCCGCGCGGCATCCGCGAGCACCTCAAGCTCAACCGCCCCATCTACGCCCGCACCGCGGCCTACGGCCATTTCGGCCGCTCGCCCGACGCGGACGGCGGTTTCTCCTGGGAAAAGCTGGATCTGGTGGACGGCCTGAAGCGGACTTTCGGCGCCAAGTGA
- the trmB gene encoding tRNA (guanosine(46)-N7)-methyltransferase TrmB, which yields MSEASDRLNWYGRRQGHKLKPGRARLVDTLLPRLRVPVPAGGGVLDPAGLFSRPLADLWFEVGFGGGEHLAEQAKAHPDIGFIGCEPFVNGVASLLHLIDEGDLDNVRLLDDDARPLLTALPEASIGRLFVLFPDPWPKRRHHRRRFVSPPNLDLMARVLKDGAELRFASDHMDYVRWTLFHAGRHPAFEWTAERPDDWRRRPADGFPTRYEAKALTGSACLYLSFRRKTRGYSS from the coding sequence GTGAGCGAGGCCAGCGACCGCCTGAACTGGTACGGGCGTCGGCAGGGCCACAAGCTGAAGCCCGGCCGCGCCCGTCTGGTCGATACCCTGTTGCCCCGCCTGCGGGTACCCGTACCCGCAGGCGGTGGCGTCTTGGACCCGGCCGGCCTGTTTTCTCGGCCCCTCGCCGACCTGTGGTTCGAAGTCGGCTTCGGCGGGGGCGAGCATCTGGCCGAACAGGCCAAGGCCCATCCCGATATCGGCTTCATCGGCTGCGAACCCTTCGTCAACGGGGTCGCCAGCCTGTTGCATCTGATAGACGAAGGCGACCTGGACAACGTCCGCCTGCTGGACGACGATGCTCGCCCTTTGCTGACCGCCCTGCCCGAGGCCAGCATCGGGCGCCTGTTCGTGCTGTTCCCCGACCCCTGGCCCAAGCGACGCCACCACCGGCGGCGGTTCGTCTCGCCGCCCAACCTGGACCTGATGGCGCGCGTGCTGAAGGACGGGGCGGAACTGCGCTTCGCCTCCGACCATATGGATTACGTCCGCTGGACCTTGTTCCATGCCGGCCGGCATCCGGCCTTCGAATGGACGGCCGAGCGCCCCGACGATTGGCGCCGCCGCCCGGCCGACGGCTTCCCCACCCGCTACGAGGCCAAAGCCCTGACCGGCTCCGCCTGCCTCTATCTGTCCTTCCGACGCAAGACGCGTGGATATTCCAGCTAG
- the dctP gene encoding TRAP transporter substrate-binding protein DctP — MTSFRKCVAGGLLAISIFGLPLVSRAAETIELLLAHDQSQVPDNTSLAVVADEFRRQAGEVSGGRIKVDILPNSMLGTNRDMALLVERNVLHSAVVPIGAAAFVFPPMLAAAVPFSFESVDVARAVMNGPFRQRLNQAMAAGTNLRLLGFVDVGGFDIVTNFDRDIEFPDDMWGLNILSSPDLPEMDALIKATGARAVKVSAREKFNALGSHALDGQTGTIDLALAQGLSAVQGHATLTNHLYAPYAWLFSRSALDALAPSDQALILKAAETALSRTLERTIAAEKAGTSLSALYQAMKVRVLSLDEREKFRAVMQQAGEQAILSSLGPDGVRLVEEFKDAVRAARSP; from the coding sequence ATGACGTCGTTCCGGAAGTGCGTGGCGGGGGGCCTTCTGGCTATTTCCATCTTCGGCCTTCCGCTTGTTTCGCGCGCGGCGGAAACCATCGAGTTGCTGCTGGCCCACGATCAATCGCAAGTGCCCGACAATACCTCTCTGGCGGTGGTCGCGGACGAATTTCGGAGGCAAGCTGGTGAAGTGTCTGGGGGCCGGATCAAGGTCGATATCCTGCCGAACTCCATGCTCGGAACCAACCGTGACATGGCTCTCCTGGTAGAGAGGAACGTTCTGCATTCGGCCGTGGTGCCGATCGGCGCGGCGGCATTCGTCTTCCCTCCCATGCTCGCGGCGGCCGTTCCATTCTCCTTCGAGAGCGTCGATGTGGCGCGCGCGGTAATGAACGGCCCGTTCAGGCAACGTCTGAACCAGGCGATGGCGGCGGGCACCAACTTGCGGCTTCTGGGATTCGTCGACGTAGGAGGATTCGATATCGTAACCAACTTCGACCGCGATATCGAATTCCCCGACGACATGTGGGGCCTCAATATCCTGTCTTCTCCCGACCTTCCCGAGATGGATGCCCTTATCAAGGCGACCGGCGCCAGGGCGGTCAAGGTATCGGCGCGGGAAAAATTCAACGCCCTGGGGTCGCACGCGCTCGATGGGCAAACGGGCACCATTGATCTTGCCCTGGCGCAAGGACTGTCCGCCGTTCAAGGTCATGCGACCCTGACCAACCATTTGTACGCTCCTTACGCTTGGTTGTTTTCGAGATCAGCGCTCGATGCGCTGGCGCCTTCCGATCAAGCGCTGATCTTGAAGGCGGCCGAAACGGCATTGTCCAGGACACTGGAAAGGACGATTGCCGCCGAGAAGGCGGGGACGAGCTTGAGTGCGCTATATCAGGCGATGAAAGTCCGCGTTCTTTCTTTGGATGAACGCGAGAAATTCCGCGCTGTCATGCAGCAAGCCGGCGAACAGGCTATTCTCTCCTCGCTCGGCCCGGACGGCGTGCGCCTTGTCGAGGAGTTCAAGGATGCCGTTCGGGCGGCGCGGAGCCCCTGA